From one Candidatus Micrarchaeota archaeon genomic stretch:
- a CDS encoding cob(I)yrinic acid a,c-diamide adenosyltransferase, which produces MTLYYTGRGDGGSSNLIGGPPIAKDDPVFDIIGDMDELNSFIGVAMLYVNDTAIMRDLTTIQDDIFSISAMLANMRGSTSIEKLRVPETKMLEDEMARLGKSLPELRKFVLPGGSRPSSYLHVARAIARRVERRLVAFRKVHELDNGMVKYANRLSSFLFVAALYMNSEESISEKNPEYGKQR; this is translated from the coding sequence ATGACATTGTATTATACTGGAAGGGGCGACGGCGGGTCAAGCAACCTGATAGGAGGGCCCCCTATCGCCAAGGACGATCCCGTTTTTGACATAATCGGGGACATGGACGAGCTGAACAGCTTCATAGGCGTTGCAATGCTCTATGTCAACGATACTGCGATAATGCGCGACCTTACGACAATACAGGACGACATTTTCTCCATATCCGCGATGCTTGCAAACATGCGCGGTAGCACAAGCATCGAGAAGCTCAGGGTCCCTGAAACAAAAATGCTCGAGGACGAGATGGCAAGGCTCGGCAAATCGCTTCCGGAGCTCAGGAAATTCGTGCTTCCGGGTGGGAGCAGGCCCTCTTCCTACCTGCACGTCGCAAGGGCTATAGCGAGGAGGGTCGAGCGCAGGCTTGTTGCCTTCCGCAAAGTGCACGAGCTCGATAACGGAATGGTTAAATACGCCAACAGGCTGTCATCCTTCCTTTTCGTAGCTGCGCTTTACATGAACAGCGAGGAAAGCATAAGCGAGAAGAATCCGGAATACGGCAAGCAGCGCTAG